The Synechocystis sp. PCC 7509 genome includes a window with the following:
- the lpxC gene encoding UDP-3-O-acyl-N-acetylglucosamine deacetylase: MGEEEQSATRNTLATQISLSGVGLHSGVSTTVRVLPAPREGRYFVRVDLPQKPVIPANVAAVTNTQLSTQLGIGEASVRTVEHLLAALAGMGVDDARIEIDGPEVPLLEGSAQRWVEEIAAARLVRSPWKSPQTPLLTPIWVHYQDAFVAALPAPITRFTYGIDFDDVPAIGNQWYSWAKSGLGEHSFAQAIAPARTFGLAHQIEALQQQGLIKGGSLDNALVCDRTTGWLNPPLRFANEPVRHKILDLVGDLSLVENLPIAHFLAYKASHNLHIQLAQLIQKLKTGQGEPENFITP, from the coding sequence ATGGGCGAGGAGGAACAATCAGCCACTAGAAACACTTTAGCGACTCAAATTAGCTTGTCGGGGGTAGGGCTGCATAGCGGGGTGAGTACCACCGTGCGAGTATTACCCGCTCCCAGAGAAGGGCGCTACTTTGTGCGCGTGGATTTGCCCCAAAAACCTGTTATCCCCGCCAATGTAGCCGCCGTAACCAATACACAGCTATCAACTCAATTGGGTATAGGAGAGGCAAGCGTTCGCACTGTAGAGCATCTCCTAGCAGCGTTAGCGGGTATGGGAGTGGATGATGCGCGAATTGAAATAGATGGGCCAGAAGTGCCTTTATTAGAAGGTTCTGCCCAACGGTGGGTAGAAGAAATCGCCGCCGCCCGTTTAGTGCGATCGCCCTGGAAGTCGCCCCAAACCCCTTTGTTAACCCCGATTTGGGTACACTACCAAGATGCCTTTGTCGCTGCCTTGCCAGCCCCCATAACGCGCTTTACTTACGGAATTGACTTTGATGATGTCCCAGCTATCGGCAATCAGTGGTATAGCTGGGCTAAATCAGGGCTAGGAGAACATTCTTTTGCCCAAGCCATTGCGCCAGCGCGGACTTTTGGATTAGCACACCAAATTGAGGCACTACAGCAACAAGGTTTAATTAAGGGTGGAAGTTTAGATAATGCTTTAGTTTGCGATCGCACTACCGGATGGTTAAATCCGCCCTTGCGGTTTGCAAATGAGCCAGTACGTCATAAAATTTTAGACTTAGTAGGAGATTTAAGCTTGGTTGAAAATTTGCCTATTGCTCATTTTTTGGCTTACAAAGCCAGCCACAACCTACATATTCAACTTGCCCAGCTAATACAAAAGTTGAAAACTGGGCAGGGAGAGCCAGAAAATTTTATTACTCCTTAA
- a CDS encoding BamA/TamA family outer membrane protein has protein sequence MPIITYRWVLQRPVKFTLWLVLAISTSQILTPEIAKAQPPVTNKTSPPSAQAKEIPSNSIVVEAIATGQEVAQNEAIPTPSTTPNQSTTDTDTPVNPSAPIIPAPGTEGIPQQETPNQLEFDITPGNQTPTIENNPPPSTTPPVPQGTPTPGTATPEADSQSNPEVLVGEVLVQAQEGQLTTELENEVYQAIRTQPGRTATRSQLQEDINAIFATGFFANVRAEPQDTPLGVRVTFIVQPNPILRAVRVQANTGTDIPSVIPEKVVDDIFKEQYGSILNLRRFQEGIKQLNKWYQDNGYVLAQVNEAPQVAADGTVTLAIAEGVIEDIQISFRNKEGDATDDEGKPIVGRTREFIITRELELKPGQIFNRTTVQRDLQRVFGLGLFEDVNVSLNPGEDPRKVIVTVNVDEKNSGSVGAGAGFSSSSGLFGSLSYQQQNLGGNNQDLGAEFQIGQRELLFDLRFTDPWIGGDPYRTSYTVNTFRRRTTSLIFDGGENEITLPNDDRPRILRLGGGVNFTRPLSKDPLRKSEWTASAGLEYQRVSIRDSDGELSPEDELGNELSFSGDGTDDLLTLQAGAVRDRRNDAIRPTSGSLVRFGVEQSVPIGAGNILLNRVRGSYSQYFPVSFINFSDGPQTLAFNIQGGTVLGDLPPYEAFLLGGSNSVRGYDEGDLGSGRSFVQATAEYRFPVFSIVGGALFFDVGTDLGSGNNVPGDPAGVRGKSGSGFGYGLGVRVQSPLGPIRIDYGFTDEGDSRLHFGIGERF, from the coding sequence ATGCCAATAATTACCTACCGTTGGGTGCTTCAGCGCCCAGTCAAATTTACTCTATGGTTAGTTTTAGCAATTTCAACAAGTCAAATTTTGACTCCAGAAATTGCCAAAGCACAACCACCAGTTACAAACAAAACTTCACCGCCATCGGCGCAGGCTAAAGAAATTCCTAGTAATAGTATTGTGGTAGAGGCGATCGCCACCGGGCAAGAAGTAGCACAAAATGAGGCGATCCCAACCCCCTCAACTACGCCCAACCAATCCACCACCGATACAGATACCCCCGTAAATCCGTCAGCCCCGATCATTCCCGCGCCGGGAACTGAAGGCATACCCCAACAGGAAACCCCCAATCAACTAGAATTTGATATTACTCCAGGAAATCAAACTCCGACGATTGAAAACAATCCTCCCCCATCGACAACTCCACCAGTCCCCCAAGGCACTCCCACCCCAGGAACTGCTACCCCCGAAGCGGACTCGCAATCAAACCCAGAGGTGCTAGTAGGAGAAGTATTAGTTCAAGCTCAAGAGGGACAACTAACAACAGAACTTGAAAACGAAGTATACCAAGCAATTAGAACGCAACCAGGACGGACAGCAACGCGATCGCAATTGCAAGAAGACATCAACGCTATTTTTGCCACTGGCTTTTTTGCCAACGTCCGCGCCGAACCTCAAGATACACCTTTGGGAGTGCGAGTTACGTTTATCGTCCAACCAAATCCAATTTTACGCGCTGTGCGGGTGCAGGCAAATACCGGGACAGACATCCCATCGGTAATACCAGAAAAAGTTGTCGATGACATATTTAAAGAACAATACGGCAGTATCTTGAATTTGCGCCGTTTTCAAGAAGGAATTAAACAATTAAATAAATGGTATCAAGATAACGGCTACGTCCTAGCGCAGGTAAACGAAGCGCCCCAAGTAGCCGCCGATGGGACAGTGACCTTAGCGATCGCCGAGGGAGTAATTGAAGATATTCAAATTAGCTTCCGCAATAAAGAAGGAGACGCAACCGACGATGAAGGAAAACCAATTGTTGGCCGCACGCGGGAATTTATTATTACTCGCGAACTAGAACTTAAACCGGGACAAATCTTCAACCGCACTACCGTCCAAAGAGATTTGCAACGAGTCTTTGGACTAGGGTTATTTGAAGACGTGAATGTATCCCTAAACCCCGGAGAAGACCCGCGTAAGGTAATTGTCACGGTCAACGTTGACGAAAAAAATAGCGGTTCGGTAGGGGCGGGCGCGGGCTTCAGTTCCTCTAGCGGCTTATTTGGTAGTTTGAGTTATCAACAGCAAAACTTAGGCGGTAATAACCAAGATTTGGGGGCAGAATTTCAAATTGGTCAGCGAGAACTATTATTTGATTTGCGGTTTACAGACCCTTGGATTGGCGGCGACCCTTACCGCACATCTTATACCGTTAATACCTTTAGACGGCGGACAACTTCGCTAATTTTCGACGGCGGTGAAAATGAAATTACTCTGCCTAATGATGATCGCCCCCGCATCCTGCGGCTAGGCGGCGGCGTAAACTTTACTCGTCCTTTGTCCAAAGATCCCCTGCGCAAGTCAGAATGGACAGCCTCGGCGGGACTTGAGTACCAACGGGTATCGATCCGCGACTCGGACGGCGAACTTAGCCCGGAAGATGAATTAGGCAACGAATTAAGTTTTAGCGGTGACGGCACGGACGATTTATTGACCTTGCAAGCTGGGGCAGTACGCGATCGCCGAAATGATGCCATTCGACCTACCAGTGGCTCTCTTGTCCGGTTTGGGGTAGAGCAATCTGTGCCTATAGGCGCAGGAAATATTTTGCTAAATAGAGTCAGAGGCAGCTACAGTCAATACTTCCCCGTTAGCTTTATTAATTTTAGTGACGGTCCCCAAACTTTGGCTTTTAATATTCAAGGCGGTACGGTACTGGGAGATTTGCCACCTTATGAAGCTTTCTTGTTAGGCGGTAGTAACTCGGTGCGCGGCTACGATGAAGGCGATTTAGGTAGCGGACGCAGTTTTGTCCAAGCTACCGCCGAATACCGCTTTCCTGTATTTTCAATTGTCGGCGGCGCTTTATTTTTTGATGTTGGTACAGATTTAGGCAGTGGAAACAACGTCCCTGGCGATCCTGCGGGAGTGCGGGGAAAATCTGGTAGTGGCTTTGGCTACGGTCTGGGGGTAAGAGTTCAATCACCTTTAGGGCCAATTCGGATTGATTACGGTTTTACCGATGAAGGCGACAGCCGCTTGCACTTTGGTATAGGAGAAAGGTTCTAA
- the purC gene encoding phosphoribosylaminoimidazolesuccinocarboxamide synthase has translation MSCSLLYEGKAKIIYATADPEIVLVDFKDDATAFNALKRGSINGKGAINCQISEKLFQYLQQCGITTHLIDCPTLKQMRVRKVKILPLEVVVRNIAAGSLCQQTGLPLGEILPQPLVEFYYKNDALGDPLLTHDRLLLLKLATPDQIDRLIALALQCDRYLSEFFSNCNLTLVDFKLEFGIDSSGQLLLADEISPDTCRLWDNLEADLKNRVMDKDRFRQDLGKVENAYQQVLERVLAQFNAMNS, from the coding sequence ATGTCCTGCTCTTTACTCTACGAAGGCAAAGCAAAAATTATTTATGCTACTGCCGATCCAGAAATTGTACTTGTTGACTTTAAAGACGATGCTACAGCTTTTAATGCTCTTAAGCGCGGCAGTATTAATGGTAAAGGCGCGATTAACTGCCAAATATCTGAAAAATTGTTTCAATATTTGCAGCAATGCGGTATAACAACCCATCTGATCGATTGTCCAACTTTGAAGCAAATGCGGGTACGAAAAGTAAAAATTTTGCCCTTAGAGGTAGTTGTCAGGAACATTGCTGCCGGGAGTCTCTGTCAACAGACAGGATTGCCTTTAGGAGAAATTTTACCTCAACCACTGGTAGAGTTTTACTACAAAAATGATGCTTTGGGAGATCCTTTATTGACCCACGATCGCCTATTATTACTGAAACTCGCAACTCCTGATCAAATCGATCGATTAATTGCGCTGGCTCTACAGTGCGATCGCTACTTAAGCGAATTTTTCTCAAACTGTAACTTGACTTTAGTAGACTTCAAACTAGAGTTTGGCATCGATAGTAGCGGGCAACTACTTTTAGCTGATGAAATTAGCCCCGATACTTGCCGCCTTTGGGATAATTTGGAAGCCGACCTCAAAAATCGCGTCATGGATAAAGACCGCTTTCGACAAGATTTGGGCAAAGTAGAAAACGCTTATCAGCAAGTCCTAGAGAGGGTATTAGCCCAGTTTAATGCTATGAATAGCTAG
- a CDS encoding bifunctional diguanylate cyclase/phosphodiesterase, giving the protein MKIQQKLLLSFLLPSLMAGISVCFEVASNLSILNNFAQVNQRVSKKFIALTKIRVAGESIQTSANDILINQNNSSSKPTNLLSNKLQIYADIKRELNNIAINLNNFEAAIEKSIYINKQSLFKKEYEIQKEEDKLENIENLTKKTAIYSQLVREYLELTDTDISKAESFLKQNLSPYFRNVLVPLIEEVSTDIQVELTKEIKIIEESIVNDNIVIIIFAGLIFTISIILSLVLSRSISQPIVQLKKAALNIAKGNWNTEINIKNKDELGSLARSFNQMNEALQKTTVSKAYVDNIIETMLDSLIVLDSNKIIVKVNQATLDYLGYTEEEIIDQPFAKIFVQTEILNNIEQQKSIKNLETSYLKKNGDRLPVSFTSSLMRDETKEIQGIVCVAEDIREQKAQLRDRAIAEAEKNLLATAISYAAEAIEITDTEARFIYVNPAFEAITGYKRAEVMSKTSAALLRSGKHDAAFYQQIAVTLSNGQVWSGSYIGRRKDGSLYHQDVTISPVFDLAGLVTHHVAVKRDITERKKAEERLEKINQCFLSFKTEPSANINRLTALCGELLEASCALYNRLDKGTLYAAGQWETPENYNPVHKIEGSICYDLITDSNNEALIINDLLNTKYAQSEPNVRQYNLQTYIGQVVKSEGVAIGAVCALYKKNFIPSNADCKILGIIAAAIGVEEERRITQQALSVSEQRYALAAQGANDGLWDWNLFTKEIYFSPRWQAMLGLTAGEIGNTANDWFSRVHPQDIQQLKKAIASHLEGQVPYLENEYRIQHQDGKERWMLVRGLAVSDKSGKPYRLAGSQTDITSKKAAEAQLWYDSCHDSLTGLANRRLFMERLQAVIAHPRQNKDYLFAVLFLDLDRFKVINDSLGHDIGDRLLVEIAQTLKSCVRPQDTVARLGGDEFTILLDNINSRDNATQIAERIQHKLALPFNLGGHQVFSTISIGIALSSDGYEQAEDILRDADMTMYGVKTQKTGKECYRVFDRTLHSQARTMLLLENDLRGALGREEFVLHYQPIVSLKNFRITGFEALIRWKHPERGLVSPLQFIPLAEETGLINAIGYWTLYEACRQLKSWQEQFPGKPALVVSVNLSTKQFAQTDLIEQIEKVLQITGLESRHLKLEITESVLVENADRVTAMLVKMRQLGMRLSLDDFGTGYSSLSYMHSFPIDTLKIDRSFVIDVDTELGKIEIIRTVVGLAWNLGMDTVAEGVETKTQMYQLKSLKCNFAQGYYFSKPLDAIAAEVLIDEEREYFGSTEKVEGLKFWEKNK; this is encoded by the coding sequence ATGAAAATACAACAAAAATTACTTCTTAGCTTTCTTCTACCTTCCCTTATGGCAGGGATAAGTGTTTGTTTTGAAGTCGCTAGTAACTTAAGTATTCTTAACAATTTTGCTCAAGTTAATCAACGTGTTAGTAAAAAATTTATAGCTCTAACAAAAATAAGGGTTGCAGGCGAATCAATTCAAACCTCTGCTAACGATATCCTCATAAATCAAAATAATTCTAGTTCAAAACCAACCAATCTACTATCAAATAAACTGCAAATCTACGCAGATATTAAAAGAGAATTAAATAATATTGCTATCAATTTGAACAATTTTGAGGCAGCCATAGAAAAAAGTATTTATATAAATAAGCAGAGCTTATTTAAAAAAGAATACGAAATTCAAAAGGAAGAAGACAAATTAGAAAATATAGAGAATTTAACGAAAAAAACAGCTATTTACAGTCAGCTTGTTAGGGAATATTTAGAGTTAACTGATACAGACATTAGCAAAGCTGAAAGCTTTCTCAAACAAAATTTATCACCATACTTTAGAAATGTATTAGTGCCTTTGATTGAGGAAGTTTCTACAGATATACAAGTAGAACTTACAAAAGAGATTAAAATTATTGAAGAAAGTATTGTAAACGACAATATAGTAATTATTATCTTTGCTGGCTTAATTTTTACTATCAGTATTATTTTAAGTTTGGTATTGTCCCGCTCTATTTCTCAGCCAATAGTCCAACTAAAAAAAGCCGCTTTAAATATTGCCAAAGGCAACTGGAATACAGAAATAAACATTAAAAATAAAGATGAGCTTGGCAGTTTAGCAAGAAGCTTTAATCAAATGAATGAAGCTTTGCAAAAAACAACTGTTTCTAAAGCTTATGTAGATAATATTATTGAAACTATGCTAGATAGCTTGATAGTCTTGGACAGCAACAAAATAATTGTCAAAGTTAATCAAGCTACCCTGGATTATTTAGGTTACACAGAGGAAGAAATAATTGACCAACCTTTTGCAAAAATATTTGTTCAAACAGAGATCCTTAATAATATTGAACAACAAAAATCAATTAAAAACTTGGAAACAAGTTATTTAAAAAAAAATGGCGATCGCCTACCTGTATCTTTTACAAGTTCGTTGATGCGAGACGAGACAAAAGAAATTCAAGGAATAGTTTGTGTAGCGGAAGATATTAGGGAACAAAAAGCACAATTGCGCGATCGCGCAATTGCGGAAGCCGAAAAAAATTTACTAGCTACAGCAATTTCCTATGCTGCCGAAGCTATAGAAATTACCGATACAGAAGCCAGGTTTATCTATGTTAACCCTGCCTTTGAAGCCATAACAGGCTATAAGCGTGCGGAAGTAATGAGTAAAACATCGGCAGCACTACTTAGAAGTGGCAAGCACGATGCAGCTTTTTATCAACAAATCGCAGTCACCTTAAGTAATGGTCAAGTATGGAGTGGTAGCTATATTGGTCGGCGTAAAGATGGATCTCTTTACCATCAAGACGTAACTATTTCTCCAGTATTTGACTTAGCTGGATTGGTTACTCACCATGTTGCTGTCAAGCGAGACATTACAGAACGTAAAAAAGCTGAAGAAAGACTAGAAAAAATTAATCAATGCTTTTTAAGCTTCAAAACAGAGCCAAGTGCCAATATTAATCGACTTACGGCTTTATGTGGAGAATTATTAGAAGCAAGTTGCGCTTTATATAATCGCTTAGATAAAGGTACATTGTACGCCGCAGGACAATGGGAAACTCCCGAAAACTACAACCCGGTGCATAAAATTGAAGGCAGTATTTGTTACGACTTAATTACTGATAGTAACAATGAAGCCTTAATTATTAACGATTTGCTGAATACAAAATACGCCCAAAGTGAACCTAACGTTCGGCAGTACAATTTACAAACCTACATTGGTCAAGTTGTCAAAAGTGAAGGCGTTGCCATCGGTGCAGTGTGCGCTCTGTACAAAAAAAACTTTATTCCTAGCAATGCCGATTGCAAAATCCTCGGAATTATTGCCGCCGCTATTGGTGTCGAAGAAGAACGTAGAATCACGCAACAAGCCTTAAGTGTTAGCGAACAAAGGTACGCTTTAGCGGCGCAAGGTGCTAACGATGGACTGTGGGATTGGAATCTATTCACAAAGGAAATTTATTTTTCGCCTCGCTGGCAAGCAATGTTGGGTTTAACGGCGGGCGAAATCGGCAACACCGCTAATGATTGGTTTAGTCGCGTCCATCCCCAAGATATCCAGCAATTAAAAAAAGCGATCGCCTCTCACCTTGAAGGGCAAGTTCCCTATTTAGAAAATGAATACCGCATTCAGCATCAAGACGGCAAAGAGCGGTGGATGCTAGTGCGAGGATTGGCTGTTAGCGACAAGAGCGGCAAGCCCTATCGTCTAGCTGGTTCTCAAACCGACATTACCTCAAAAAAAGCAGCCGAAGCTCAGTTATGGTATGACTCCTGCCACGATAGCTTGACGGGATTAGCCAATCGTCGCCTATTTATGGAGCGTTTGCAAGCAGTAATTGCCCATCCCCGACAAAACAAAGATTATTTATTTGCTGTCCTGTTTTTAGACTTGGATCGCTTTAAAGTGATAAACGATAGCTTGGGTCATGATATAGGCGATCGCTTATTGGTAGAAATTGCTCAGACTTTAAAGTCTTGCGTGCGTCCTCAAGATACTGTCGCCCGTTTGGGTGGCGATGAATTCACAATTTTACTAGACAACATCAATAGTCGTGACAACGCTACTCAAATTGCTGAACGGATTCAACATAAACTTGCCTTACCGTTTAATCTTGGTGGTCATCAAGTATTTAGTACCATAAGTATCGGGATTGCTTTAAGTAGCGATGGTTATGAGCAAGCTGAAGACATTTTACGCGATGCAGATATGACCATGTATGGCGTAAAAACTCAAAAAACTGGCAAAGAATGCTATCGAGTTTTTGACCGCACCCTCCACTCTCAAGCTAGGACGATGTTGCTATTGGAAAACGATTTGCGAGGAGCGCTCGGACGGGAAGAATTTGTTTTACACTACCAGCCAATTGTCTCACTCAAAAACTTTCGCATTACTGGTTTTGAAGCTTTGATCCGTTGGAAACACCCAGAGCGCGGCTTAGTTTCGCCGCTCCAATTTATTCCCCTGGCGGAAGAAACAGGATTAATCAATGCTATTGGTTATTGGACATTGTACGAAGCTTGCCGTCAATTGAAATCGTGGCAAGAGCAGTTTCCCGGCAAACCGGCTTTAGTTGTCAGCGTCAATCTATCTACTAAACAATTTGCTCAAACAGATTTAATCGAGCAAATTGAAAAAGTTTTACAAATAACTGGACTGGAAAGTCGTCATTTAAAACTAGAAATTACTGAAAGCGTCTTGGTAGAAAATGCCGATCGCGTAACTGCCATGCTCGTAAAAATGCGTCAGTTGGGAATGCGGTTATCTCTAGATGATTTTGGCACAGGCTACTCATCTTTGAGCTATATGCACAGCTTCCCCATTGATACATTAAAAATAGATCGTTCTTTTGTTATTGATGTGGATACAGAACTAGGCAAAATAGAAATTATCCGCACGGTAGTTGGACTTGCGTGGAACTTAGGTATGGATACTGTTGCTGAAGGAGTTGAAACTAAAACTCAGATGTATCAACTTAAGTCTTTAAAATGCAACTTTGCTCAAGGCTATTACTTCTCAAAACCCTTAGATGCGATCGCTGCTGAAGTTTTGATTGATGAAGAGCGAGAGTATTTTGGCAGCACTGAAAAAGTTGAAGGACTAAAATTTTGGGAAAAAAATAAGTAG
- a CDS encoding pentapeptide repeat-containing protein has product MANPSVRRGGDRNYKQARLQPLPLVTRRFAAWAIEISIIASSAIVPYSVGMYAKTHLVEQVPLNPVLAVTEKVIIATFALPPSREVSEVPPLTNFLWSVALATPILLGSWQIYLLAKTGSTLPKRWLGVRVVTTAGNPPGLAKTILREGIVTWGLPLSIAYVVWRCSGLFPDPAMLTILAGVMVLGEGISARFDRQRRSLHDLISGTYVVNASRIYAPNTGRLGENNGQGIKWDTSTTYSGKQTAAPVSEATIVLTKKKEQQRDLWIWMRRHPKFVLTVVASCSVGTVVGTLIATQLYVRTQIGSGQVAEYNSEQLLAATKQLNATEANTLAQRTEAILNLGTVNNPQAQQLLVNLLAQSSSPELTKVIQQALVTSGTEVLPALQRLNLSLATNPAANSQQLQSTQNAIAEILSIYSGKLTSVQLDRINLSETDNFSLVLNQIDLAGIELSGANLDRANLAASHWQSAGNDGIVNTFDDAIATLNDAQMKFVNLTEADLSRVSMQRANLLHALLNRANLAHSNLSGANLSSAQMVETDLQQSVLTQASLTGADLGAANLAKADLSSARLSRVSALKTNFQLANLSATDWQGADLSGADLSSANLSNANLSAARLQNANLRQANLQNVSLRNADLRNADLRNADLQNADVAGAIFIDAKSTQADGFMQTPVAESPSVLLKGVDFTNVKNLDTTQLAAICLQGGNHPRCP; this is encoded by the coding sequence ATGGCTAATCCAAGTGTGAGGAGAGGGGGCGATCGCAATTATAAGCAAGCACGGCTACAACCACTACCATTAGTGACTAGACGCTTTGCTGCTTGGGCGATCGAAATATCAATAATTGCCAGTAGCGCTATAGTTCCCTACAGCGTGGGAATGTATGCCAAAACCCATTTAGTAGAGCAAGTACCCTTAAATCCGGTACTAGCAGTAACAGAAAAAGTCATAATCGCAACCTTTGCTTTACCTCCTAGTAGAGAGGTAAGCGAAGTACCACCCCTAACTAACTTCTTATGGTCGGTAGCCCTGGCAACACCAATATTACTAGGTAGCTGGCAAATATATTTACTCGCTAAAACTGGTAGCACGTTGCCTAAGCGCTGGTTGGGTGTCCGCGTAGTCACTACCGCCGGAAACCCGCCGGGGTTAGCAAAAACTATCCTCCGCGAAGGTATCGTAACTTGGGGATTGCCTTTATCGATTGCTTACGTAGTATGGCGTTGTAGTGGCTTATTTCCCGATCCAGCAATGCTGACTATCTTAGCCGGGGTAATGGTACTAGGAGAAGGCATCAGCGCTCGATTTGACCGTCAGCGCCGCTCGTTGCACGACTTAATATCGGGAACCTACGTTGTCAATGCCAGTCGCATCTATGCCCCCAATACGGGTCGCTTAGGAGAAAATAACGGACAAGGGATTAAGTGGGATACCTCTACTACTTATAGTGGCAAACAAACCGCCGCGCCGGTAAGCGAGGCGACAATTGTTTTAACAAAGAAAAAGGAACAGCAGCGCGACTTGTGGATTTGGATGCGTCGCCATCCCAAATTTGTTTTGACTGTTGTTGCCAGTTGTAGCGTCGGAACAGTAGTGGGAACTTTAATTGCCACTCAACTTTACGTTCGCACGCAAATAGGTAGCGGGCAAGTTGCCGAATATAATAGCGAACAGTTATTAGCAGCTACGAAACAACTGAATGCTACTGAAGCAAACACCTTAGCCCAGCGAACGGAAGCAATTTTAAATTTGGGTACAGTAAATAATCCCCAAGCACAGCAGTTGCTCGTCAATTTGTTAGCGCAATCTTCCAGCCCCGAACTAACTAAGGTAATCCAACAAGCGTTGGTTACAAGTGGCACGGAGGTATTGCCAGCACTGCAACGATTGAACTTGTCTTTAGCCACTAATCCCGCCGCTAATAGCCAGCAGTTGCAATCAACCCAAAATGCGATCGCCGAAATTCTGTCTATTTATAGCGGCAAATTGACTTCGGTACAACTAGACCGCATCAACTTAAGTGAGACTGATAATTTTAGCTTAGTCCTTAACCAAATTGATTTAGCGGGAATTGAACTTAGTGGAGCAAATCTCGACCGGGCTAATCTAGCGGCAAGTCATTGGCAAAGTGCAGGAAATGATGGCATCGTCAATACTTTTGATGATGCTATTGCCACCCTTAACGATGCTCAAATGAAATTTGTTAACCTTACTGAAGCCGACCTCAGCCGTGTCTCCATGCAGCGCGCCAACTTGCTTCATGCTCTGCTTAACCGAGCTAACCTAGCTCATAGCAATCTTTCTGGTGCTAATCTTAGTAGCGCTCAGATGGTAGAAACCGATTTGCAACAATCTGTACTAACCCAAGCAAGTCTTACAGGGGCAGATTTAGGCGCAGCCAATTTAGCGAAAGCCGATCTTTCCTCTGCTCGTTTGAGTCGAGTTAGTGCCTTAAAAACTAACTTTCAGCTTGCTAATTTAAGTGCCACCGATTGGCAAGGAGCAGATTTATCAGGAGCAGATTTGAGTAGTGCTAATCTTAGCAACGCTAACTTAAGCGCTGCTCGATTGCAGAATGCTAATTTGCGTCAAGCAAATCTACAAAACGTTAGCTTGCGAAATGCTGATTTGCGAAATGCTGATTTGCGAAATGCCGATTTGCAAAATGCCGATGTAGCTGGAGCAATTTTTATTGATGCCAAATCTACTCAAGCAGACGGATTTATGCAAACACCTGTGGCAGAATCCCCATCGGTTCTACTTAAAGGCGTTGACTTTACAAATGTTAAAAACTTAGACACTACCCAACTTGCAGCTATTTGTCTGCAAGGTGGTAATCATCCCCGTTGCCCATAA